TTTGGGAACGTCCAGGATTTAAAAGATCAAGCAGCTGAGGAGTACGCTGGGAAGATTCAATTAGCCGAGGAAGGATTAATTTGGGACTCAGAAGCATAGTCACGGGAATTGAATAGATGGAGCGAATCCATTACAATGAAAGTCGATAGAGACGAATAGGAGGAATGGACTATGATGCTTTTTGTAGACCATGAGGGGATTAACGATCCGCGCATTAACTTAGCGATCGAAGAATATGTACTTAAGAATTTAGAGATTGATGATGATACAAGCTACTTGCTGTTCTATATCAACAAACCTTCCATTATCATCGGGAAGAACCAGAATACAATAGAAGAGATTAATACGGACTATGTTGAGGACAACGGTATTCACGTCGTTCGTCGCCTATCTGGTGGAGGTGCTGTCTATCATGACCTTGGGAACTTGAATTTTAGTTTCCTAACAAAAGATGATGGGAACAGCTTTAATGACTTTGCAAAGTTCACAAAACCTGTAACAGATGCCCTGCAAAAACTTGGCGTGAAAGCAGAGCTTTCCGGGCGCAACGATATTCAGCTAGAGGATGGCCGTAAGATTTCAGGAAATGCTCAATTCTCTACGAAAGGCCGCATGTTTAGTCATGGTACGTTGATGTTCGATTCAGAAATTGAGAACGTTGTATCTGCATTACGTGTGAAATCTGAGAAAATTCGCTCGAAAGGGATAAAATCTATCCGTAGTCGCGTAGCGAATATTTCAGAATACTTAACAGAAGAGTTATCGATGGAAGAGTTTAAAGCAATGATTCTTCGTTATATTTTCGATGTTGAGAATGTGGAAGATGTTCCTCAATATAAACTAACAGAAGAAGATTGGAAAAACATTTACGCCCTTTCAGAAGAACGTTACCAGCAGTGGGATTGGAATTATGGGAAATCCCCGGCGTCTAATATCCAGCATTCACATCGTTTTGACGGAGGGACAGTTGATGTCCGTCTAGATGTGAAGAAGGGCATGATTGAAAATGCTAAGATTTACGGTGATTTCTTTGGTGTAGGAGATGTAAGTGAGATTGAGAATCGCTTGATTGGGACACGCTATGAACGTAGCGCGATTGATGAAGCGATCCAGGACTTAGACATTTCTCACTATCTTGGCCGTATTTCAAAAGAAGATTTCTTATCTTTAATCTACTAAACATACTGAAAACCGCTTGAGCGAGTTGCTCAAGCGGTTTTTTATTGCTTTTGTTCATACTCTTCCTTGTAGTATTTTTTTAAATGAATTCGATGAACGAGGCGGATAGTGGGTCTGATTAATAATTGAAAACTCCCTATAACGAATAAGGTGACACCCCAGGTCTTAACCGTTCCCTCAAAATAAAAGCAAATACTTCCGATGAAAAACCAAAGGCCTAGGAGAATATCATTTAATGTATAAAGGATTTGATAAGGCTTTTTAAAGAATAAATCATGGTGACCAACTTTCATGTCAACGTAATCTTCTTTACTTTGAGTCTGAGCGTCCGTTTGTTGTTGATCCTGACTCATAAAAGTAACCCCTCCTTATTTTCTCTATTCACCTATTACCCATTTGTGTGGGGCTTTTAATCTAGTAGATTCTGAATGTATGGGCTTGCTCAAAAATTGTCAGTATTTTATAATAAGTGTGACTGTTTTTTTTACTTAAAAATGAATGACTATTCATTCATGATGAAGGGGAGTGGGCTTTTTTGAACATAAGTGATCAACTGTCAGTAACAGCGAAAGACAATCCATCAAAGACGGCTTTTATTTTTCAAGGTGAGAAAACGAGCTACATGGAGTTAGAAGGTGCAGTTACGAAGTTTGCGTCCAGTTTAAAAGAGTTAGGGTATAAACAAGGGGATCATATTGCGCTCGTCTCAGGTAATAGTCCTTACTATGTGATTGGCTTATATGGGGCGTTGCGATTGGGACTTACAGTCATCCCAATTAACCCAATTTATACTGTGGAAGAGATGCGCTATATTTTAAAGAATGGCGATGTTAACGGCGTCATTACCATGGATTTATTTATGGATAAGTTTGCTGCTTTGGCTTCAGATTTTCCAGAAATTAAGCATTACATTGTGGGAGAGACCGGAGCTGATCCAGCGAGTGCACGCGAATTGTTAAACGATAAAATGAAATCGTTTACAAGATTGGTGAAGGATGGAGAACTGTCACTCGAAAGGCCAAACGTTGATGAGGAAGACGTGGCTATCATTCTTTATACGTCTGGTACAACAGGGAAACCTAAGGGAGCCATGCTTACCCATAAGAATGTCTATTCTAATGCCAAAGACGTAGCGGATTATTTGAAATATAGTCCTGATGACAAAGTTATTGCGACTCTTCCTATGTTTCACGTATTCTGCTTCACCGTAGTATTAAACGCTCCTTTAATGAATGGGGGAACCGTTTTAATCCTTCCAAAGTTCTCGCCAGCAGATGTGTTTGAGGTTGCGAAGAATGAAGGAGCTACTGTGTTTGCAGGTGTCCCGACGATGTATAACTACTTGCTTCAGGGGGGAGAGGCCCACCGAGATGATTTCAAAAGTATACGGTTGTGCATTTCAGGGGGAGCTTCAATGCCAGTGGCCCTGTTGAAACAATTTGAACAAGCCTTCCAGGTTATTGTTTCAGAAGGATACGGATTATCTGAGGCCGCACCTGTTACGTGCTTTAATCCTCTTGATCGTCCGAGAAAAGCTGGCTCCATTGGTCAAAATATTTGGCACGTTGAGAACCGGGTTGTCGATGAACTTGGGGATGAGGTGCCTGTTGGAGAGGTTGGAGAACTTGTCGTTCGCGGACCGAACGTCATGAAAGGGTATTACAAGTTGCCAGAAGAGACAGCAGTGACGCTCCGTGATGGCTGGTTGTATACAGGAGATATGGCCAGAATGGATGAAGAGGGGTATTTCTTCATTGTGGATCGAAAGAAAGATATGATTCTAGTAGGAGGGTACAACGTTTATCCTCGTGAAGTAGAAGAAGTCCTTTATCAACATCCTAATGTTACAGAAGTCGCTGTCATAGGCGCGCCTGATCCAAACCTCGGAGAAGCGGTACAAGCATTCGTTGTGGTGAACACTTCGATTTCAGAAGAGGAGTTATTAGCCTATTGTAAAGAGCACTTGGCCAAGTACAAGTTGCCAACGGTTATCGAATTCTTAGATGAATTACCAAAGAACACAACCGGTAAGATCTTAAGAAAGAGCTTGCGGGAACGGATTACGCATTAATGGTTTGTCTCCATCAATGGGAGCAAATGAATAAGAAACTAGATCGAGTATAGAATCCATTTGGGTTTTATACTCGATTTTTATTTGGTTCGTTTCCAGGACATCCTTACTCCATTTAAAACAAAACAGAAACATTCTCTCAGTAAGAACAAGTAAAGAATTTTCTAACAAATTTAACAAACCCTCTTGCAATCTAGTAGAAAATCCGATAGTTTAGTACATATCAAATTTTAGTGCGTAAAAGCATAAAAGCATAAAAGTGCTAAAGTACATAAGAGGGGGAGCAACAATGAAGAAGTGGTTATTGGTCGTAAGCGTCATGGCTATCATGGCAGTCGCTGGCTGTTCGAGTTCAGAGGCGAAAGAAGGAAATGGGAAAGAGCAATCATATGATTATACAATCGGTGTGTCTCAAATTGTTGAGCACCCTTCATTAGATGCAGCACAAGAAGGGTTTAAAGCCGCTTTTGATGAAGCCGATCTTTCAGTGAAGTTCGATGTACAACTCGCTCAGGGCGATGCAAAGAACAATCAGACCATCGCGGATAATTTTGTTGGAGATGAGGTTGATTTGATCTTTGCCAATTCAACAGGTAGTGCTCAAAGCGCACTAAATGCAACGGACGATATTCCAATTGTATTCACATCCGTAACAGATCCTGTGGGCTCAAATTTAGTTGATTCCATGGAAGCACCAGGAGGAAATGTGACAGGGACTACAGATACGCATCCGGATGCCATTCCAAATACGATTTCCTTTATGAAAGAAGAAATGGGTGTAGAGAAGGTGGGAATGCTGTATAACCCGAGCGAGCAAAACTCTTCTTCTCAAGTTGAACGAGTGAAAGAGATCGCTGGCGATCAATTGGAAATTAAAACAGCTACGGTTACCACTTCAGCTGAAGTCAAACAAGCAGCGGAATCATTGGCTGGAAAAGTAGATGCCCTCTACATCGTGACAGATAATACCGTCGTCAGTGCTCTTGAATCTGTATTGATTGTCGGTCAGGAAGAAGATACTCCTGTCCTTGTAGGGGAACTAGATTCAGTGGAGCGCGGTGGCTTCGCAGCGTATGGGTTTGATTACTACGACATTGGGTTTGAAGCAGGACAAAAAGCAATTGAAATTCTCGAAGAAGGAAAGAATCCTGGCGACATTGAAGTTTCTTATCCACAAAACTTGAAGCTTCAAATCAACCAAAAGGCAGCGGAAGAAATGGGCGTAGACATTCAAGATGATTGGAAAGAAGAAGCTGAGATCATAGAAAAGTAGAGGAGGGATCATCATGACAGGAGCACTAGTCGGCGCAATTGAATCAGGATTATTGTACGCCATTATGGCGCTTGGTGTTTATATTAGCTTTCGCATTCTGGATTTTCCTGATCTTACAGTAGACGGTAGCTTTGTGACGGGCGGAGCTGTTGCCTCGGTTCTAATGGTAAATGGGACATCACCATTCTTAGCTACGCTAGCAGGGGGAGCCGCTGGGTTTATCGCAGGGTGTATAACAGGTTTTCTTCATACAAAAGGGAAAATTAACCCATTATTATCAGGAATCTTGATGATGATTGCTCTTTACTCCATTAACTTACGGATTATGGGGCGTCCGAACATTCCTCTTCTAAATGAAGAGACACTCTTTTCTCAAATTGAGAACTGGTGGGCGTCTACCGGTATTGATGGTGCATTGATGGCTCCTTTTCAAGCGCTTGGAATAGAAGGGGCTGCGCCGAATACGTTTTATGTGCTGCTGTTTGGAACGCTTCTCATTATTGTAGTGAAGAAGGTGCTCGATTGGTTCTTGCAGACAGAGTCAGGAATTGCACTACGAGCAACAGGGGACAATGCAAAGATGATTAAGAGTTTATCAGCGAATACGGGCCTTTATATTATGATTGGACTTGGTCTTTCGAACGCCCTTGTTGCGATGAGCGGGGCCTTAATCGTTCAGTACAATGGTTTTGCTGATGTAGGACTTGGTGTTGGAATGATTATTGTCGGTCTTGCATCCGTTATTATCGGTGAAGGGGTGTTCGGACGTAAGTCGATCGCTCGTACAACACTTGCTGTTGTATTAGGAGCTGTCTTATACCGAATCATTCTGGCTGTGGCTATGCAGGTCGAGTTTGTGAAAGCCAGTGATTTAAAGTTAATTACGGCTATTATTGTAACAGGAGCCCTTGTTATTCCGACATTCTCAAGTCAGCTTAAAGAAAGAATGGAGCGCAGGCGTCAGCAGAAAGCTTTAACAGCAGAAATGAGACAAGAAAGGGGACAGGACGTTGTTAAACCTCAAACAGATTGAGAAAACCTTCTATAAAGGGACACCAGAT
The nucleotide sequence above comes from Pontibacillus chungwhensis. Encoded proteins:
- a CDS encoding lipoate--protein ligase, whose amino-acid sequence is MLFVDHEGINDPRINLAIEEYVLKNLEIDDDTSYLLFYINKPSIIIGKNQNTIEEINTDYVEDNGIHVVRRLSGGGAVYHDLGNLNFSFLTKDDGNSFNDFAKFTKPVTDALQKLGVKAELSGRNDIQLEDGRKISGNAQFSTKGRMFSHGTLMFDSEIENVVSALRVKSEKIRSKGIKSIRSRVANISEYLTEELSMEEFKAMILRYIFDVENVEDVPQYKLTEEDWKNIYALSEERYQQWDWNYGKSPASNIQHSHRFDGGTVDVRLDVKKGMIENAKIYGDFFGVGDVSEIENRLIGTRYERSAIDEAIQDLDISHYLGRISKEDFLSLIY
- a CDS encoding YrhK family protein, producing MSQDQQQTDAQTQSKEDYVDMKVGHHDLFFKKPYQILYTLNDILLGLWFFIGSICFYFEGTVKTWGVTLFVIGSFQLLIRPTIRLVHRIHLKKYYKEEYEQKQ
- a CDS encoding fatty acid--CoA ligase family protein, with protein sequence MNISDQLSVTAKDNPSKTAFIFQGEKTSYMELEGAVTKFASSLKELGYKQGDHIALVSGNSPYYVIGLYGALRLGLTVIPINPIYTVEEMRYILKNGDVNGVITMDLFMDKFAALASDFPEIKHYIVGETGADPASARELLNDKMKSFTRLVKDGELSLERPNVDEEDVAIILYTSGTTGKPKGAMLTHKNVYSNAKDVADYLKYSPDDKVIATLPMFHVFCFTVVLNAPLMNGGTVLILPKFSPADVFEVAKNEGATVFAGVPTMYNYLLQGGEAHRDDFKSIRLCISGGASMPVALLKQFEQAFQVIVSEGYGLSEAAPVTCFNPLDRPRKAGSIGQNIWHVENRVVDELGDEVPVGEVGELVVRGPNVMKGYYKLPEETAVTLRDGWLYTGDMARMDEEGYFFIVDRKKDMILVGGYNVYPREVEEVLYQHPNVTEVAVIGAPDPNLGEAVQAFVVVNTSISEEELLAYCKEHLAKYKLPTVIEFLDELPKNTTGKILRKSLRERITH
- a CDS encoding ABC transporter substrate-binding protein, whose translation is MKKWLLVVSVMAIMAVAGCSSSEAKEGNGKEQSYDYTIGVSQIVEHPSLDAAQEGFKAAFDEADLSVKFDVQLAQGDAKNNQTIADNFVGDEVDLIFANSTGSAQSALNATDDIPIVFTSVTDPVGSNLVDSMEAPGGNVTGTTDTHPDAIPNTISFMKEEMGVEKVGMLYNPSEQNSSSQVERVKEIAGDQLEIKTATVTTSAEVKQAAESLAGKVDALYIVTDNTVVSALESVLIVGQEEDTPVLVGELDSVERGGFAAYGFDYYDIGFEAGQKAIEILEEGKNPGDIEVSYPQNLKLQINQKAAEEMGVDIQDDWKEEAEIIEK
- a CDS encoding ABC transporter permease; translated protein: MTGALVGAIESGLLYAIMALGVYISFRILDFPDLTVDGSFVTGGAVASVLMVNGTSPFLATLAGGAAGFIAGCITGFLHTKGKINPLLSGILMMIALYSINLRIMGRPNIPLLNEETLFSQIENWWASTGIDGALMAPFQALGIEGAAPNTFYVLLFGTLLIIVVKKVLDWFLQTESGIALRATGDNAKMIKSLSANTGLYIMIGLGLSNALVAMSGALIVQYNGFADVGLGVGMIIVGLASVIIGEGVFGRKSIARTTLAVVLGAVLYRIILAVAMQVEFVKASDLKLITAIIVTGALVIPTFSSQLKERMERRRQQKALTAEMRQERGQDVVKPQTD